A segment of the Candidatus Hydrogenedentota bacterium genome:
TTCACGGCTTTCTTGCCTATCTTATGAAATGCGCCGTCACCAAAACGCCCTACCACATTTTCGGCTACAAGGGAAAACAAGTCCGCGACAATATCCACGCTTCCGACCTCGTCGCCTGCTTCCAGGAAGTCATCAACGCGCCCCGAGTCGCTGAAGTCTATAATATAGGCGGAGGACGATTCAGCAACTGTTCACTCCTCGAGGCTGTGCAGATGTGTGAAGAAATTACAGGCAACCCCATGGAAACCGATTACACGGAAACCAACCGTATCGGCGATCACATCTGGTGGATTAGTGACCTCCGCAAATTTAAGAGCCATTATCCCAATTGGAAAGCAAACTTCGATATACAGGCTATTTTGAAACAAATCTATCTTGATATCACCCGGCGTGAACGGCGTTCATCCTGATGCCAAACGAACTCCTATACTCCATACTCATTCCCGCGTATAACGAAGCGGAAAATTTGCCGAGAACCGTAAAAGCATTGGCAGACAAGCTGCGGAATGAAGGCATCCCCTACGAACTCTTGATCGTCAATGACAACAGCACCGATACGACTTTGCAAGTTCTGGAGGAAATCGCCAAAGAGCATCCTGAACTGTGCGTCGTGAGTAACACGCCGCCGGGCGGATTGGGCAGAGCCATACGATGCGGATTGCAATACTTCAAAGGCGAGGTCGTCGCCGTCGTCATGGCGGACAGTTCAGACAGCCCTGATGATGTAGTCGCCTGCTACAGAAAGATTGAAGAAGGCTACGATTGTGTCTTTGGCTCCCGATTCCGAAAAGGCAGCAAAGTCCTCCAATATCCCCCGGTCAAGCTTTTCTTTAACCGTATCGTCAACGCGATGCTGCGCGTCCTCTTTCTGACCCGATTCAATGATTTAACCAATGCTTTTAAAGTCTATCGCCGCTATGTGATCGAGAGCATCAGTCCGCTCCAAGCCGCCCATTTTAATATCACCATCGAAATGTCCTTGTCCAGTCTTATACGGCGTTTCAAGATTGCCGAAATTCCCATTTCTTGGAGCGGTCGTACGTGGGGACAATCCAATTTGCATTTGCGCGAAATGGGAAGGCGCTACCTGTGCACCTTACTTATGATTTGGTTTGAACGGACCCTGATCTTAGATGACCTCCTTGTAGAAACGCGCTCTAA
Coding sequences within it:
- a CDS encoding glycosyltransferase family 2 protein — its product is MPNELLYSILIPAYNEAENLPRTVKALADKLRNEGIPYELLIVNDNSTDTTLQVLEEIAKEHPELCVVSNTPPGGLGRAIRCGLQYFKGEVVAVVMADSSDSPDDVVACYRKIEEGYDCVFGSRFRKGSKVLQYPPVKLFFNRIVNAMLRVLFLTRFNDLTNAFKVYRRYVIESISPLQAAHFNITIEMSLSSLIRRFKIAEIPISWSGRTWGQSNLHLREMGRRYLCTLLMIWFERTLILDDLLVETRSKLKDNE